The Lutra lutra chromosome 10, mLutLut1.2, whole genome shotgun sequence genome contains a region encoding:
- the LOC125079999 gene encoding sorting nexin-3-like isoform X2 translates to MAETVADTRRLITKPQNLNDAYGPPGNFLEIDTNLPIFKLKESTVRRRYSDFEWLRSELEGESKVVVPLLPGKAFLRQLPFRGDDGIFDDNFIEERKQGLEQFINKVAGHPLAQNERCLHMFLQDEIIDKSYTPSKIRHA, encoded by the exons ATGGCGGAGACCGTGGCGGACACCCGGAGGCTTATCACCAAGCCGCAGAACCTGAATGATGCCTATGGGCCGCCTGGCAACTTCCTCGAGATCGAT ACAAATCTGCCTATTTTCAAGCTGAAGGAATCTACCGTTAGAAGAAGATACAGTGACTTTGAATGGCTGCGAAGTGAATTAGAAGGAGAGAGCAAGGTTGTAGTTCCCCTGCTCCCTGGAAAAGCGTTTTTGCGTCAGCTTCCTTTTAGAGGAGATGATGGAATATTTGATGATAATTTTAttgaagaaaggaagcaaggacTGGAGCAGTTTATAAACAAGGTCGCTGGTCATCCTCTGGCACAGAATGAACGTTGTCTTCACATGTTTTTACAGGATGAAATTATAGATAAAAGCTATACTCCATCTAAAATAAGACATGCCTGA
- the LOC125079999 gene encoding sorting nexin-3-like isoform X1 — protein MAETVADTRRLITKPQNLNDAYGPPGNFLEIDVSNPQTVGVGRGRFTTYEIRVKTNLPIFKLKESTVRRRYSDFEWLRSELEGESKVVVPLLPGKAFLRQLPFRGDDGIFDDNFIEERKQGLEQFINKVAGHPLAQNERCLHMFLQDEIIDKSYTPSKIRHA, from the coding sequence ATGGCGGAGACCGTGGCGGACACCCGGAGGCTTATCACCAAGCCGCAGAACCTGAATGATGCCTATGGGCCGCCTGGCAACTTCCTCGAGATCGATGTGAGCAACCCGCAGACAGTGGGGGTCGGCCGGGGCCGCTTCACCACCTACGAAATCAGGGTCAAGACAAATCTGCCTATTTTCAAGCTGAAGGAATCTACCGTTAGAAGAAGATACAGTGACTTTGAATGGCTGCGAAGTGAATTAGAAGGAGAGAGCAAGGTTGTAGTTCCCCTGCTCCCTGGAAAAGCGTTTTTGCGTCAGCTTCCTTTTAGAGGAGATGATGGAATATTTGATGATAATTTTAttgaagaaaggaagcaaggacTGGAGCAGTTTATAAACAAGGTCGCTGGTCATCCTCTGGCACAGAATGAACGTTGTCTTCACATGTTTTTACAGGATGAAATTATAGATAAAAGCTATACTCCATCTAAAATAAGACATGCCTGA